The region CCTTCTCCTGGTCCCAGGTGCCTGTGGGTGCCAAGACCAGGCCTGCTGGGGAGTCGCTGCTCCCTGTGGGCCTGGTGGGCCGCCTAGGGCAAGGAGGTAGCTCAGCCAAGTTTCAAATCCTGTCCTGCCGTCTTGGGCAAGTGACCTGCCCTGATGGGCCCTGCCCTGCCATCCCATCTGTAAATGAACTTGAGGAAAGCGGGCCAGTGGCCCTCTTCAGTGGCTACCGAGGGTCCCCCAGCTCTAGGGACAGGCTCAGCCCCTAGCCTGGGCTtcagcctgcccctgcccctgccctccagctggCTTCCAGCAGGAGCCCCATGGCTCTCCACAGTGCCTGCGGGGACTCCTGCCTCCTGGGGGAGCAGGACAGCCAGGAATGAGGCCCAGCAGGAGTTGTCCCCCCCACTCCCGCCACCACTGCTCCGCCTCTGTCCCCCACTCCCCCTATCTCCCCCAACACAGTACAGGCTGCTTTTAGGCCACAGGCCTGGGCAATGAAAGCCCCAGCAAGGTAGAAGCCCACGGCGACCACCAGGCTGAATGCAAACAGGCCCATCAGCAACGCCCCTCCATACAGCTGTAAGCCCTAGCTGACCCATCAGCCCAGGAAAAAAGTAAAGTTCCACAGCTTCCCctacctcctccccctcccgGTTAACTCCAGCTCCCCCTCACCTCCAGGctgtcctgcctgctgctcccctgcagTGTATTCGGTAAACCCCTAACTCCTTTGCTCTGCCTTGGGGGCACTCTTTCACCGCCCTGATCCAAACCCCCCTGATCCAAACCCCTGGCCGCTGGCCTCCACTGATCCAAACCGCCCCCTCCGTCCTCAGCCCTGcctctgggaggggtggggggggggtgtcgtaCCTCACCAGGAACATGCTGCAGCTTCGCCAGCGGAGCACGGGCACTAGAAACAGGTCCAGCACTGACTTGCGGGCCTTCGAAgaggccacctcctcctccatgcTAGTCATGAGCACCTGCGGGGAGGATGGGGCATGGCGAGGGGTGGGAGGGCATTGGCCCCCTGCTCGGAATGGTGTCCAGGTGGGCAGAGTGACAGGAGGAGCCCAGCCTTGGCTTCAGGAAATGGGAGagccttggggtgggggcagcgatggagaaggaaagatttctctctgttttgtttttttttttaactccccgctgagcagggaacctgacatgggcctccatcccaggacctaagcaaaggcagatgcttaacctcttctcttctcttctgcgGGCCTGGCCCACCTACCCTGAGCTAAGGAGCCAGTCTCACGGCGCAGCTCTGGCCCTCTGAGCTGCCGGCTGCAGGCTGCTCTTGGCAGTTACTACACAAAGCCCTGCCCACCCTGTTCTTCATGGCTGGCATCAGGGCGTGCCTCcccctccagccacactggcacCCCACTGCCCCAAAGTGCCCATCCAGACTCTTCCTGCACCCCTGGGCCCTGCCCGCCCTGTGCTCAACTCAGTCTTGGTCAGCTCACTTCGTCCTGGAAGCCTTCCCCAATCCTCCTATCCCTATGCTGTTTTCTTGTTTCTGACGGTACATCCTCCCACATCTACTTCCTTGAAATAATTACCGTCAGATGGGCAcatccagttttccaaacactGAAAAGCCCTGTGAGGTGAGCATGCACTGTGTGTGGTTGAAAGCAGTGGACAGGAAGGCAAGGTGGGTTGTTACTGCTGTTATTGGAGTGGATAGCAGTGAAGTTGATGGTGAGACATAAGTGACTGTCCTCTCCCTGTCACGTCCCCCATTTTGGGTCACAAACAGTAGCATCTCACCTCTACAGTCAGTGACTTCGTGGCTTCCTTGTGGCCATTTATCCTGGACACCTTTTTGAGCTCCTGAAGCGCTTGTTCTGGTTTGCCCATGATAATCAGCCATCGGGCAGACTCTGGCAGCCACCTGTTAAAGAAGCAGAtgcttggaatgcctgggtggctcagtggttgagcatgtgccttcagctcaggttgtggtcctggggtcctgggatcgagtcccacattgggttccctgcgaggagcttgattccccctctgcctgtgtctctgcctctctctgtgtctctcattaaaaggagaaggagaaggagaagaaagaagatgaagaagaagaagaagaagaagaagaagaagaagaagaagaagaagaagaagaagaagaaagaaagaagaagaagaagaagaagaagaagaagaagaagaagaagaagaagaaagaaagaaagaagaagaagaagaagaagaagaagaagaagaagaagaagcagcttgCCTGGGCTTTTTTCCTGCATCCTGGGCCTTCTGCGCCAGGTCAGAAGGGGAAGGGAGCAGCAGCTCCCCCAGCTGCAGTGGTTGAGAGACGccagcctctctcccctctgcactGCTAGGGCCAGGCTGGCAGACTGGCAGTCCCTCATGCTTTCAGAATAAAGCTGAGTCCCAGGGCCTGGCCACCCTCTTTGCCCCTCGCCACTCCATCCGGCTTCCTGGCTGCCAGGAGCCAGCCTGCCTGAGCCTCGCATACAGCCAGTGCACGGGCTGCCTAGACATACAGTGGTTCTGAGCCCATTTCTATGACAGAAAGCTCACATCATGCTAAATTTAAGACACACACACTAAAAACATCCCCAGCCAGAACTGCGCGGTTTTATAAATGTAGTCTGCTTCTTCCCAGCCTCATGGTAGGGAGGGGCATCTCCTGGGTGAAAGGACTGGAGTTTCCCCAGCCTAGCAGGCTCAGGGAAGCTAAGAATTTCCGGAGGCATAGTGGTTCAAAGAGGCGGCCTgctggggttcaaatcctgcctctggcACTTACCAGCTATGTGGCCTTGGCCAAGTcattgaacctctctgagccttaatcCCTCATCTGAAAATGGTGGTCACTATATCATCTTCCTCACTAGAAGTTAATACACATCTGGTATGACCACCGGCCCCTGGGATGCACCCAACCAGTGTGACCAGAGTGGCCTAATTAAGTGTGACTATGGGATGTCTCTCTCCTCACTTACTGATCCTGTTGCTATGATAAAACTCCTCAAGATCAGTGGCTTTTGATCTGTTTTGTCTGCTGACGTGTCCCCATGACCTGAAACCATGTCTGGCACAAGGCAATAAATACTCGAGAATGAACGAATGAGTCCTTGCTACTCTCTAAACCGCACAGTCGACTTGGTGCAGGTCTGCCCAACCCTGGTTCACGGGCACAAGAACAACTTACAGGGTTGTGAATTTGtgtctgtttccttatctctTCCTCCAGCCCTCACCCAAGCAAGTGTTGCCAGACCTCAAGGAATTTTGCAGCACTCCAAATAATCGTGATAATGGTATCTTTTCACATCCAACACCAGTCCTCACTGACTCAGATGCCCAAGGGCGGGCAAGTGATGTGAAGGGATGGGGCAGCTGGTGCCGAGGAAGGGCAGGCCTAGGGGCCAGTGGGCCAGCTGGGAGCCTCAGACCTCCGGCTAAAATGCCCACCCTGGAACTCTGAACCTCTGAGATGTCTCTCCTTAGCAGGGGCTCTGCACACATCGTGTCTCGCCATGGTTCTCCGCATCTCAGGATCCCCCGCCAGCtagggtggtgggggtgagggacacCCTGGcactccccagcctccctcctaTCTAGTGATGTTCTCCCCAAGGGAGAAGGCCCCACACTGTACTGACCAGGAGATCAGGAAGATAGCAAAGAAGGGCGTCGACATGGCCAGCTGGAGGGCTCGCCAGTCCCGCAGGACGAACGCCATGGCCCCCAGGGTCATCTGGCCCAGGCTATAGGAGCATCCCACGATTGTTATGGTGACAGCCCTTCTGCGGGTCGTGGTCCACTCCGCCACTGAAAGCCGATGCAGACATGCAGGTAAGGGCCTCGCAGTGACCTTgagccccatcctccccaccccatggtGGCAGGTGCAGGCCGAGCAAGGACTCACCAAGTGTCACTGAGATCATGATGATGCCGGCCACTCCAAAAGCGCTCAAAAACCGGAGGCCACagtagatgaggaaattggaagCAAAGATGGTGCTGGTGTTGGCCAAAGCCACCTGCAGGCAGCACCAGCTCAGCATCGGCTTCCGCCCAAACCTGTGTCAAGAGACAAGCACcgtgggggcctggggtggggccctAGGGACTTGGGCATAGAGGACTTCCTCTCTTGTGCTTCGAGGGAAGGGAGGGTTCAAGAGGATGGGGTGCCTACTGGGGCCCAGCACCGTGCACCCAGTGTGCTTGTTATAAAAATGACCTCATGGTCAAGAATGGGCTttggttgggatgcctgggtggttcagtggttgagcatctgcctttggctcaggtcttgatccccgggtcctgggttggagtcctgcatcaggttccttgcagggagcctgcttctccctctgtctatgtctctgcctctttctctgtgtctctcatgaacaaataaataaaatcttaaaaaaaaaaaaaaagaatgggttttggttgaatcactgtatttttttaaaaagagattttatttatttattcatgacagacagagagagagagcaagagagagagagagtcagagacactggcagagggagaagtaggctccatgcagggagcccgatgtgggacttgatccaggaactccagcatcacgccctgggccaaaggcaggtgctaaaccactgagccacccaaggatacccgaatcactgtattgtacaacCAAAACTAACATTACAATGCATgttcactaactggaatttaaataaaaagttaaagaagatGGACCTTGGCATCAGAAGCTGGGTTTGAGCCCAGCTCTGTCCTGTCTGGGTTGACCTGGAGCACACAGCTCCATGTCTCTGAGCTGCTGTGAAATGGGGGGTGTGCATGACGACAGCCTCCCAGAGTGGTGACAATCATGATGGTGAGGAAGGGGGCTGCACCAGTCAGCTCCTCATCAGCCTGCACAAGGGGACCTGAGCTCTGGGGGAGACCACCTCAGCTCTCCACCTGCACACTCACTGTGCTGCTACTGCCCCGAGGCTGGCTCAGCCCAAACCACCTGCATTTAGCTAAACCGTGTGTCAGTCCATGAGATAGATGTGGGCAAAGCTCGGCCCTGCCTGTCTGAGCAGTGCCCAGGAACAAGGACATCTAGCCCAGACCCAGGGCCAGGTCGGGATGCTgactcctggccctgacaccggGCTTACTGGGTAACCTGTGGACCGGCGGGGAtttggctccctgtgtggacAGCCTCTGGGGAATGAGCCATATAGCTGCACGGCAGCTGGTCCTCTGAAAACGCCACCTGGACCATGTCCTTCCCTgctgccccagctccccaccaCATTCAGGATAAAATAAGGCCCGCAAATAACGATGGTAGCAGAGCCACAGCACGAGCCAACCCCGTGCCAGGCCCTGACCCAAGCTCTGTATGTGATTAATTAACCCACAACAACCCCATGGATAGAGCCAGGTCCCCACTtacaggaagaaactgaggcacagagaaaccaCGAACCCGCCTTCTAGGGAGCTGGGCAAAGAGGGGCAGGGATTAGAAGCTAGTGGTCAGATCCCCCAACCCGGGGCCCGCAGGGTCAGGAGAAAGTTGGGAagccattcactcattcacaaAATAATGATTGAGGGCATTCCGTGTGCCGGATGCTGGGGTCACAGCACCAAAGCCCCTGCCTCCTTGGAGCTGTGTCTTGAGGGGACACACACAGTAGATGAGCTAGCAGGTGAGTGAGCAAGTACTGCCAGAGTGGGTGCAGTGATAAAGGAGAGAAGGCTCAGGGTTGGTGCCTGGGCCAGGGCGGGGCCTCCAGCTTTTGGTGGGAGGAGGCTGCCCTGGGTTGAGGCCTACATACTTGGCATTAAGAAACCATGGGAGAACCTGCAGAGCAAGGCACGGCCACGACCCCTGGCCACCAACCACCTCAGAGCTCTGTACTCCCCGGATGCCGAGGACGCTCCCAGGGGGGCTGGCAGGGCTGTGCAGGAGAAGCTGAGTGCCAAGCAGGGGTGGGTGaggatgggggagaggcagaaacttcCTCAGGGCAGTGGCCCTGGAGGACTTTAGGCTGGCATCAACCAGATCCATATAAGTTTCTGCAAAGTCACTCTGAATGGAGGCAAGAGACCCTTGAGGGGGCCAGGGCCTTCCCTGGGCCAGAAAGGCAGGTGGCGTGGCCAAGGCGACGGTATGGAGGAACAAGACGTGGGGCTAGGGGGTGTtctgtggggctgggggtgagggcaggagcaCAGGGCTGGCTCCCGGGGTTGGGTGTGTGCCATGGGCTGGGGGGCTGTTTTCCTGGATGGAGTCTGGTGTGGAGGGGCTGGCCGCGGGGAGTCAGTAGTCCAGCTTCAGCTGCGGCAAATGTGAGGCAAATGCCCCTCCACATGGAAACTCCAAACAGGCAGCTGGGTTtacaggcagagtggcaggcctGCAGTAGTGGGGTGTGCGGCTGGCCAAGAGAAGGTATGGGGCTAGGTCCTGGGGGCACCACCTCAGAAGGATGAGGGGCAGAAAGGGGAAGagccagaggaggggaggagaattTCTATTTCACAACATGTCATATACTTGGAGTTGGAAGAATATACTCACCGGTCAGAGAGGAGGCCCCAGAAGACAGACCCCATCAGGACCCCGGCCATGTAGATGGACTGGCCCATGGGCTTCAGGCCCTGGTATTCACACACTAGGTCCCACTGGAAGAGAAGGGGGGCACAGCAGCTTGGTTCAGGGGCTGTGGACTAGCAGAGCCTGGCTGGCAGAGGGAGGTCCAGGTTGGGAGGTCCCTGCCAGGAGCACTTGGTCAGCCtgggtcctgggggaggggggtgccccAGAGTCCTAGGGCCAGGAGACAGAGGTAGAAGGGGTGTGCTGGCAGGGGCCCCAGCTCTGTCCTCCCAGCTAGCTGCATGGCACACATGTGACACAGCCACTTGGGGCAGGCGGTGgtaggcaggggtggggggtagctGAACTACAGTCTGGGAGTTCTAACTCTGCTGATCGCTGGCTGGGTGAGCCTGGGGAGGTCCTGCACCTGGctgagcctgttttctcaccCAGAAGCGGGGCTGTGCAGCTGCTTCCCTCACAGGGCCGCCAGGATGGGCAGAGATTGCTGAGCACGTGTCACCATAATTTTTGAGTGCCTCCTGCCCAGGCCAGGGCATCCATCACCTGAACAGCCCCCACCAGGCAGCCCTACAGTAAGGCCTCACAGCTTTGCTCCATTTCTACCTTTCCACCTCTCTTGCCAGGGCCACTGCTGCAGGAGTCCCCTTTCCCCCAGGACAAAGTGATCTCTGGAAAATGCAAAGCAGATCACTCACTTCCTTGCCCCAAACCCACCCTCCTGTGACTTTTCTTTGCACTTGAAGAAAGTGCTCTTCATCCACCTTCCCCCGCCTCGTGGCCTAGCCCCTGACCTTTTGTGCCCAGACACACCGGACCCCCTTCTGCTCCTTCAATACCCTAGACCTGCTCCTTCTTGGACTTCTGTCCCCAACCAGCTTTTTCCCCACTGTCATGTGCCTGATTCCTTGTCTCCCAATCCAGGTCTCACCTCCTGAAAGGCAGGATGGGACGTGATGGAGACCCAGACTCTGGATCCTGACGGTCTGGGCTGAGCCAGGTTCTGGAGGGTTCGAGCTGTATGTCCTGGGCAACTGATTGCACCTCACTgtgcttctgttttgttctttaccAGATGCAGACTGTAacaatccccccacccccatctgctCATGACATGGGAGTGAGACTATGGGGACAGCATCCAGAATAGAGCCTGCAGCTCTCCCGTTAGTGTGGGTTTAAATGTTGATTGATTCTGAATCTGCCAGCAGAATGTAAGCTCCTCcaaggctccctgcttctcctggaaCTCTAGCCTGCGATCAGGGTCTGGGCAGTGAGCAAATATGTGGGGAGGGAGTAGTGTCAATGGAAACCGTTCGATCCTTCCAGGCATGGGTGGGTGGCCGTCACTGGGGGGTCAGCTAAGAGAGCCGTGGGGTTGGTGGAGGGCGGCCCTTACCTCCGACACGATGGTGGAGGTGAAGGTGCTGTGGTCATACACCCAGCCATCCACGCACGGCTCTGTGGCAGCCTCGCTCCAGTTGGTGGCCGTGGCGTTGGGGTCCAGGAGCTGCCACTGTGGTTGGCGGAAGCGGAGACACTGGTGGGGCTCGTGGTTGGGGCCTGGTGGGATGGAGATGGTCAGGAGGGCCTCGGAGGTGAGGTTTGCAGGGGCTTCAGAGCTATTGTCCAGCACATGGGCCCAGCAGCGGTGGCCGGGAATGGCAGCCGAGAAGTTCTCCATCAGCAGCTGGGGAGGCACCAAGATGGAAGGGAGCAGGAGAGTGAAGACCTGCAGGGCCTGGAAGAGACCCCCTCCCCCTGCGCGCTCCAGGAGCTCAGCAAACGCCATGGATAGAGCTGCAGGTGGCTATCCTGGGGCCAGGGAGCCAGCGAGGGTCCAGCTACTGCCAGGAACCCCTAACAAGCCCAGGATCCCTGGGCCATCAGACCTCACCCGCACTAGCCTGCCGCTGGGGTGGGACAGCGGGCTAGCCACCGGCAGTCAGTCCCGAGATGCCTGGATGCTTTGCAGAAACGCCTCCTCATCACCCTCTTTCCTGGAATGACCACTTGGGTGCCCCACCCCTCCAGAGAGGGGACACTGGGGACAAAGCTCACTGTGCCCCGGCTGCCTGGGGCATCAGTGGGGCCCTGGTTCTCCAGCACCAAGAGTAAAAGATCAAGCAGgtgtgaaaaaaataagatgcaatATGCTGCGATGTTACTGAGTTACAGTTGTGGAGGGAAATAGCGCTTGCCCTTGGCCTTGGTTAAAGTTTAATCTTAGCGTGGGCTCCTGGGCAGGacaggcaggagggaggctgCCACAGCTCTCTGCTGGGGGGCTGCTCGCATTCCTGAATCCCAACTCTCAGAGCAATCCTTTAAATCAGGAAACTGTTGGCCTCAACTTCACTCATGCTGGACTACCATTTCAGCCTGTTTTGCTAAAGCCCCGAGGCTTCAGGGAAGTGGGTAAGCTCCAGGTGGGATGGAGCTGGTGagggccctgccccgcccctaGCCTGTGCTCACTGCCTCCTTTCTGCACCCCTCCCGCCAGGCAGCTGGCAGACACATTATTTGGGGAAGCTTCTATTTCGAGGTTCCAGGCTGCCTTTATTAGACCGGAAGCTCCCCCAGGGTGGAAAGCATGGCTATGATCTCCTGACAGCCCTTCGAAGCCCCTCTtgggcctggagctgagcaggGGTGCAGA is a window of Vulpes lagopus strain Blue_001 chromosome 11, ASM1834538v1, whole genome shotgun sequence DNA encoding:
- the SLC22A11 gene encoding solute carrier family 22 member 11 isoform X1 — encoded protein: MAFAELLERAGGGGLFQALQVFTLLLPSILVPPQLLMENFSAAIPGHRCWAHVLDNSSEAPANLTSEALLTISIPPGPNHEPHQCLRFRQPQWQLLDPNATATNWSEAATEPCVDGWVYDHSTFTSTIVSEWDLVCEYQGLKPMGQSIYMAGVLMGSVFWGLLSDRFGRKPMLSWCCLQVALANTSTIFASNFLIYCGLRFLSAFGVAGIIMISVTLVAEWTTTRRRAVTITIVGCSYSLGQMTLGAMAFVLRDWRALQLAMSTPFFAIFLISWWLPESARWLIIMGKPEQALQELKKVSRINGHKEATKSLTVEVLMTSMEEEVASSKARKSVLDLFLVPVLRWRSCSMFLVSFSQMISYYGLVLDLQNLGSDIFLLQVLFGAVDLLARATTTFLLSFLGRRMTLASFQTIAGLSILANILVPQDLQTLRVAFAVLGKGCFGISLTSISVYKPELYPTVLRMTADGFLQSAGRLGAVLGPLIRLTRQALPLLAPISYGVIPIASSLILLLFLPETQGLPLPDTIQDLESQKSAAARGKRQEVIITESTWF
- the SLC22A11 gene encoding solute carrier family 22 member 11 isoform X2, giving the protein MENFSAAIPGHRCWAHVLDNSSEAPANLTSEALLTISIPPGPNHEPHQCLRFRQPQWQLLDPNATATNWSEAATEPCVDGWVYDHSTFTSTIVSEWDLVCEYQGLKPMGQSIYMAGVLMGSVFWGLLSDRFGRKPMLSWCCLQVALANTSTIFASNFLIYCGLRFLSAFGVAGIIMISVTLVAEWTTTRRRAVTITIVGCSYSLGQMTLGAMAFVLRDWRALQLAMSTPFFAIFLISWWLPESARWLIIMGKPEQALQELKKVSRINGHKEATKSLTVEVLMTSMEEEVASSKARKSVLDLFLVPVLRWRSCSMFLVSFSQMISYYGLVLDLQNLGSDIFLLQVLFGAVDLLARATTTFLLSFLGRRMTLASFQTIAGLSILANILVPQDLQTLRVAFAVLGKGCFGISLTSISVYKPELYPTVLRMTADGFLQSAGRLGAVLGPLIRLTRQALPLLAPISYGVIPIASSLILLLFLPETQGLPLPDTIQDLESQKSAAARGKRQEVIITESTWF